In the Methanobrevibacter boviskoreani JH1 genome, one interval contains:
- a CDS encoding nucleotide sugar dehydrogenase, protein MKVCVVGQGYIGLPTAALFAKNNCDVLGVDVNKEIIKDLKDGIVHIEEPGISESINNALAEGRYHVSLKPDKADVFIITVPTPYVVEDLSCDLSYVISACKSILDYLEKGNTVIVESTIAPGSTNDIIKPIFEDAGFTIGKDLYLAHCPERVLPGQIMYELVNNNRIIGGVTEACTEKAAEAYGIFVKGKLLKTEAITAELSKCMENTYRDVNIALANELTKICEKIGANALDVIKLANQHPRVNIHNPGPGVGGHCLAIDPYFIYSKAPDTAKIIKLARDTNNSMPQFTVDNAKKIIQNYTDEYTPKIAILGVSYKGNTGDTRESPAFEIISKLQKEGYKIGVHDPHVEDESYLSLEDALDGASLALILADHDEFKDLDYNLFIDKMEDSIIFDTKDIIKDVPDEITLFNFGNLYKI, encoded by the coding sequence ATGAAAGTTTGTGTAGTAGGTCAAGGATATATCGGACTTCCAACAGCAGCATTATTTGCAAAGAATAATTGTGACGTTTTGGGAGTAGATGTTAATAAAGAGATTATTAAAGACTTAAAAGATGGAATTGTTCACATTGAAGAACCAGGCATAAGCGAAAGTATTAACAATGCTTTAGCTGAAGGCCGGTACCATGTATCTTTAAAACCTGATAAGGCAGATGTATTTATTATTACTGTACCTACTCCATATGTTGTCGAAGATTTAAGCTGTGATTTAAGTTATGTTATAAGTGCTTGTAAATCTATTCTTGACTATCTGGAAAAGGGTAATACAGTTATAGTTGAATCAACTATTGCTCCAGGATCTACAAACGATATAATCAAACCAATATTTGAGGATGCTGGATTTACCATTGGGAAAGATTTATATCTAGCACATTGTCCTGAGAGAGTACTTCCAGGCCAAATTATGTATGAACTTGTAAACAATAATAGGATTATCGGTGGAGTAACTGAAGCCTGTACTGAAAAAGCTGCAGAGGCTTATGGGATATTTGTAAAAGGTAAATTGTTAAAAACAGAGGCTATAACTGCAGAATTGTCCAAATGTATGGAAAACACATATCGTGATGTCAATATTGCACTTGCAAATGAACTTACTAAAATCTGTGAGAAGATTGGGGCAAATGCACTTGATGTGATTAAACTTGCAAACCAACATCCTAGGGTCAACATTCATAATCCAGGTCCAGGTGTAGGTGGACATTGTCTTGCAATAGATCCATACTTCATATATTCTAAAGCACCTGATACCGCTAAAATCATTAAGCTTGCAAGGGATACCAATAACAGTATGCCACAGTTTACAGTAGATAATGCTAAAAAGATTATTCAAAACTATACCGATGAATATACTCCTAAAATCGCAATCCTTGGAGTTTCATATAAGGGTAATACTGGAGATACCAGGGAAAGTCCTGCATTTGAAATCATATCAAAACTTCAAAAGGAGGGTTATAAGATAGGAGTCCATGATCCCCATGTTGAAGATGAAAGTTATCTATCACTTGAAGATGCTTTAGACGGTGCTTCACTTGCATTGATACTTGCAGATCATGATGAATTTAAAGATTTAGATTATAATCTATTTATTGATAAGATGGAAGATTCGATTATATTCGATACTAAAGATATTATTAAAGATGTTCCAGACGAGATAACTCTCTTTAATTTCGGAAATCTTTATAAGATTTAG
- the rfbD gene encoding dTDP-4-dehydrorhamnose reductase, with protein MRILITGGDGMLGTDLREVLKSEDLIVTNHESLDITDRNQVMEKIKEYKPEIVINCAAMTDVDGCETKKDLAYKLNAEGPENLALACREIDATLAHISTDYVFKGNNNRPLIEDDELGPISIYGKSKLKGEENVENILDKYFIIRTAWLYGKNGPNFIEKMLELAKTHDTLTVVNDQKGSPTFTKDLSKGIYELIKSNKYGTYHLTNSGSTTWYEFAKLIFEKKKIDINVMPVTSEEFAAPAPRPHYSVLSHDKWKNNGFEELRNYEDALDEYLNLY; from the coding sequence ATGAGAATTTTAATTACTGGTGGAGACGGAATGCTAGGTACCGATTTAAGGGAGGTACTTAAAAGCGAAGATTTAATTGTAACAAATCATGAATCTTTAGATATTACTGATAGAAACCAAGTAATGGAAAAAATAAAAGAATATAAACCGGAGATAGTAATTAATTGTGCTGCTATGACAGATGTAGATGGGTGTGAAACCAAGAAGGATTTGGCATATAAATTAAATGCTGAGGGACCTGAAAACTTAGCCCTGGCTTGTAGAGAAATTGATGCTACATTGGCACATATTAGTACAGATTATGTATTTAAAGGAAATAACAATAGACCACTTATAGAGGATGATGAATTAGGACCTATAAGCATATATGGAAAATCCAAGCTTAAAGGTGAAGAAAATGTTGAGAATATCCTGGATAAATATTTTATTATAAGAACTGCCTGGTTATATGGAAAGAATGGTCCCAACTTTATTGAAAAAATGCTAGAACTTGCAAAAACCCATGATACCTTAACAGTTGTAAATGATCAGAAAGGTTCACCAACATTTACAAAGGATTTATCTAAAGGAATATATGAGTTAATTAAATCAAATAAATATGGAACATATCATCTAACAAACAGTGGAAGCACTACCTGGTACGAATTTGCAAAGCTAATATTTGAAAAGAAAAAAATCGATATTAATGTCATGCCTGTTACAAGTGAGGAGTTTGCAGCTCCTGCTCCAAGACCACATTATTCAGTGTTATCCCATGATAAATGGAAAAACAACGGATTTGAAGAACTGAGAAATTATGAAGATGCCTTAGACGAATATTTAAATTTATATTAA
- a CDS encoding UDP-glucose dehydrogenase family protein — translation MRLTVIGTGYVGLVTGTCFAEMGNQVYCVDVNKKIINNLKKGIIPIYEPQLADMVIDNQNKGNITFTTDTKTSLEKSDIYYIAVGTPMSEDGSCDLTYVYNVASEIGQYMNHDCYVVIKSTVPVGTSDEVKSIINEELDKRGEKFDFKMISNPEFLKEGSAVHDCLFPDRIIIGYEDEECYQIMEELYEPFTDNNKNILFMNIKSAELTKYAANAMLASRISFMNEMANICEKTGANIEDIRIGIGTDKRIGSHFLHAGCGYGGSCFPKDVQGLISIAEQNGLDPKLLKAIEDVNYNQKLSLVRKVVDHFGEDLSGLTFGVWGLSFKPNTDDMREASSITLINELTKRGAKIQAYDPKAMEESKEKYLKDNENIEYFNNKKDALVDADAMILVTEWKEFRTPDFKEIKKILKNPVIFDGRNQYNNEKLKKLGFKHYQIGIKD, via the coding sequence ATGAGATTAACAGTTATCGGAACAGGATATGTAGGGCTTGTTACAGGAACATGCTTTGCAGAAATGGGAAATCAAGTTTATTGTGTAGATGTCAATAAAAAAATTATTAATAATCTTAAAAAAGGAATTATACCTATTTACGAACCACAACTTGCAGATATGGTTATTGATAATCAAAACAAAGGGAATATTACATTTACAACTGATACCAAAACATCACTAGAAAAATCCGATATATACTATATTGCAGTTGGAACACCAATGAGTGAGGACGGTAGTTGTGACTTAACCTATGTCTATAACGTAGCATCTGAGATAGGACAGTATATGAACCATGACTGTTATGTCGTTATTAAATCAACTGTTCCAGTAGGAACATCTGATGAGGTTAAAAGTATCATTAATGAGGAATTAGATAAAAGAGGGGAAAAATTCGATTTTAAAATGATATCTAATCCTGAATTTTTAAAAGAAGGTTCTGCAGTCCATGACTGTTTATTCCCAGATAGAATAATAATCGGATATGAGGACGAGGAATGTTATCAAATAATGGAAGAACTGTATGAACCATTTACAGATAACAATAAAAACATTTTATTCATGAATATCAAAAGTGCTGAACTTACCAAATATGCGGCAAATGCTATGCTTGCATCTAGAATATCCTTTATGAATGAGATGGCAAATATCTGTGAGAAAACCGGAGCAAATATTGAGGACATCCGCATTGGAATCGGAACAGATAAAAGAATTGGAAGCCATTTCCTACATGCCGGATGTGGATACGGTGGAAGTTGTTTCCCAAAGGATGTTCAAGGATTAATCAGTATTGCGGAACAAAATGGATTAGATCCTAAACTTTTAAAAGCGATTGAGGATGTTAACTACAATCAAAAATTATCCTTAGTTAGAAAGGTTGTAGACCACTTTGGAGAGGATTTAAGTGGTTTAACCTTTGGTGTATGGGGCCTTTCATTTAAACCAAATACTGACGATATGAGAGAGGCAAGTTCCATAACCTTAATCAATGAATTAACTAAAAGAGGAGCTAAAATCCAGGCATATGATCCTAAAGCTATGGAAGAATCTAAAGAGAAATATCTAAAAGATAATGAAAATATTGAATATTTCAACAACAAGAAAGATGCTTTAGTTGACGCAGATGCAATGATTCTTGTAACAGAATGGAAGGAATTTAGAACTCCTGATTTTAAAGAAATCAAGAAAATACTTAAAAATCCAGTTATATTCGATGGAAGAAACCAATATAATAATGAGAAACTTAAAAAATTAGGATTTAAACATTATCAAATAGGTATTAAAGATTAA
- the ribH gene encoding 6,7-dimethyl-8-ribityllumazine synthase: MGKYNIGAVVAEFNFDINQSMLGLAKEEAKSRGSEITKVFIAPGVFDMALPIKKLLERDDIDAVVALGSVIEGATDHDQIVAQHAARKITDLSLDYDKPVTLGISGPGMTRLDAHKRIDYGKKAVEAAIKLLDRLEELEEE, encoded by the coding sequence ATGGGAAAATATAATATTGGAGCAGTTGTTGCTGAATTTAATTTTGATATTAATCAAAGTATGTTAGGTCTTGCTAAAGAAGAGGCTAAATCAAGAGGTAGTGAAATTACTAAAGTATTTATTGCACCTGGAGTATTTGATATGGCTCTGCCTATTAAAAAATTACTTGAAAGGGATGACATTGATGCTGTTGTAGCATTAGGTTCTGTAATTGAAGGTGCAACAGACCACGACCAAATAGTAGCACAACATGCAGCTCGTAAAATTACTGACTTATCCCTAGATTATGATAAACCTGTAACATTAGGTATTAGTGGTCCAGGTATGACAAGACTTGATGCACATAAACGTATTGACTATGGTAAAAAAGCTGTAGAAGCAGCTATTAAACTTTTAGATAGATTAGAAGAACTTGAAGAAGAATAA
- the mmp11 gene encoding methanogenesis marker protein 11 — MEILKPEDLKKRYDDPWIAPYKKVLTMVDNDTVEIVEYHSCISGSHWLVNQYKHSSPLIKKAYRDGNKHIFIGKVGKSPLDLKASYNAAGIEEIQADGDEVKVTHAGLAGAGVGAAMCRGMGDGVKYIQLLKEGGGSKLGKAVVVTPKLEKVVIGIDDTDIKDKGATWTMAHNIGEELKEEGFEYLDHVICQLYPKNPHKTQNCVSIALTFAVKEEDKDKLINRIVELLKRDTLSNETSIAVKTGIEIPEKLRKYAHKTKTGMMDVETSEKIADELGIDLIAVTGDHGKIGALAALGLYDDPDEAVKIYN; from the coding sequence ATGGAAATATTAAAACCTGAAGATTTAAAAAAAAGATATGATGACCCTTGGATAGCACCATATAAGAAAGTTTTGACAATGGTAGATAATGATACAGTTGAAATTGTTGAGTATCATTCATGTATATCAGGATCACATTGGTTAGTAAACCAATATAAGCATAGTAGTCCATTGATTAAAAAAGCATATCGTGATGGAAACAAACATATATTTATTGGAAAAGTTGGTAAATCACCACTGGATTTAAAAGCAAGTTATAATGCTGCTGGAATTGAAGAGATTCAGGCAGATGGCGATGAGGTTAAAGTAACCCATGCAGGACTTGCAGGTGCAGGTGTTGGAGCTGCAATGTGCAGAGGTATGGGTGACGGAGTAAAGTATATCCAACTTTTAAAAGAAGGTGGAGGCTCTAAACTAGGAAAAGCAGTTGTAGTTACTCCAAAACTTGAGAAAGTTGTTATTGGTATAGATGATACCGATATAAAAGATAAAGGTGCAACCTGGACCATGGCACATAACATTGGTGAGGAATTAAAAGAGGAAGGATTTGAATACTTGGACCATGTTATATGTCAATTATACCCTAAGAATCCTCATAAAACTCAAAATTGTGTTTCAATTGCACTGACCTTTGCAGTAAAAGAGGAGGATAAGGATAAACTTATCAACAGAATAGTTGAACTTCTTAAAAGGGACACACTATCAAATGAAACATCAATTGCAGTTAAAACCGGAATTGAGATACCTGAAAAATTAAGAAAGTATGCACATAAAACAAAAACAGGTATGATGGATGTAGAGACATCTGAGAAAATAGCAGATGAGTTAGGTATAGATCTTATTGCAGTTACAGGAGACCATGGAAAGATTGGCGCTCTTGCAGCTTTAGGTTTATATGACGATCCTGATGAGGCTGTTAAAATATATAATTAA
- a CDS encoding Ig-like domain-containing protein, which produces MVPKPERIASQIISSDFNQTAVDYVKGERGGYFVVALKDSEGNALAGKHISIGFNGKVYNRTTDENGSARLQINLPNAGVYTFATAFLGDDECNGSFVVNKITVTKKPTAITVKGTQPVKVRSYRTLTFNLKGVKATSKSSYVNAAGRTLKVTVNGKTYTLKTDKNGKATLKVRFTRTGTYTIKTAFAGDGTFNAKTMNSKITVRR; this is translated from the coding sequence ATGGTTCCTAAACCAGAAAGAATTGCAAGTCAAATTATATCCTCTGATTTTAATCAGACTGCTGTTGATTATGTTAAGGGTGAACGTGGTGGATACTTTGTAGTTGCACTTAAGGATTCTGAAGGTAATGCTTTAGCTGGCAAACACATTAGTATTGGTTTCAATGGTAAGGTTTATAACCGTACAACCGATGAAAACGGTAGTGCTCGTCTTCAAATTAATCTTCCAAATGCAGGTGTCTATACTTTTGCTACTGCGTTTTTAGGTGACGATGAGTGTAATGGTAGTTTTGTTGTAAACAAGATTACAGTCACTAAAAAACCTACAGCTATCACTGTTAAAGGAACTCAACCTGTTAAAGTAAGATCCTACAGAACCTTAACCTTTAATTTAAAGGGTGTTAAGGCAACCAGTAAATCATCCTATGTTAATGCTGCTGGTAGAACATTAAAGGTCACTGTTAATGGTAAGACATATACCTTAAAGACCGACAAGAATGGTAAAGCCACCTTAAAAGTTAGATTTACTAGAACCGGTACCTATACTATTAAGACTGCATTTGCAGGTGACGGTACCTTTAATGCTAAGACAATGAACAGCAAGATAACTGTAAGAAGATAA